The Zobellia alginiliquefaciens genome contains a region encoding:
- a CDS encoding serine hydrolase domain-containing protein, giving the protein MTKKKSKRILQIVLLVGTIVSLFFVPWLLVKAWILPLPDSVQEQLDEAVDHGFDGVVVYVDKAGQPPGYYASGWHNRDTKIPAKPKALFKIASISKLYNVVVLTKLVHNGRLSLDKTIADYLPDLRGRIENADKITLRLMVQHRSGIPNFTDAPNFWSAPTETFDESLALILDKPANFEPGEDYEYCNTNYLLLNKIMDNELGYANFQFLKEEVLVPLNLTHTYNSLKEVNLDNVMSGYHVGHPLDLKEDGSEHGMLTTGEDLGIFLRALNDGSFFKPEEQEIYASIYEYEHGGWIPGYQSFAAYDKDSDAVVIAFYSTTDSELYNWNLSEIINNRIFKILKK; this is encoded by the coding sequence ATGACCAAGAAAAAATCAAAACGCATCCTGCAGATCGTACTACTCGTAGGCACCATAGTTTCCTTATTCTTTGTTCCGTGGCTTTTGGTCAAGGCATGGATACTTCCTTTACCCGATTCAGTTCAAGAACAATTAGACGAAGCTGTTGACCATGGATTTGACGGAGTGGTCGTTTACGTTGATAAAGCCGGTCAACCACCTGGCTACTACGCTTCTGGTTGGCATAACCGAGATACTAAAATACCAGCAAAACCTAAAGCGCTCTTTAAGATTGCAAGCATTAGCAAACTTTATAATGTTGTAGTACTTACTAAATTGGTACACAATGGGCGTCTTTCCCTGGATAAAACCATTGCGGATTATTTACCGGACCTGAGGGGAAGAATAGAAAATGCCGACAAGATTACGCTGCGCTTAATGGTACAACACAGAAGCGGTATACCCAATTTTACGGACGCGCCTAATTTTTGGTCCGCCCCAACAGAAACTTTTGACGAAAGTCTAGCCTTGATTTTGGACAAGCCTGCCAATTTTGAACCTGGCGAGGACTATGAATATTGCAACACCAATTATCTTTTGCTCAATAAAATTATGGACAATGAGCTAGGTTATGCTAATTTTCAATTTCTTAAAGAAGAAGTTTTAGTGCCACTAAATCTTACCCACACCTACAATTCCCTAAAGGAAGTGAATTTGGATAATGTAATGAGCGGATATCACGTTGGACACCCTCTTGATTTAAAAGAAGACGGAAGCGAACACGGTATGCTGACCACAGGAGAAGATTTGGGTATTTTCTTAAGGGCGTTGAACGATGGTTCATTCTTCAAGCCTGAAGAGCAGGAGATATATGCTTCCATTTATGAGTATGAACATGGGGGTTGGATTCCGGGATACCAGAGTTTTGCAGCATATGACAAAGACAGTGATGCCGTAGTTATTGCTTTTTACAGCACCACTGATTCTGAATTGTACAATTGGAACTTATCAGAAATCATAAATAACAGGATCTTTAAAATACTTAAGAAGTAA
- a CDS encoding PorP/SprF family type IX secretion system membrane protein, protein MKVNHLFKICICLWFFTDCVWGQQDPQYTQYQYNPLSVNAGYAGSRGHLTLLTLYRSQWAGIEGAPKTITFGMDTPVGKFDGLGLSLIQDELGPATETYVDGNYAHQLVINRKGDRLGLGLKAGVRVFNLDFSRGIRRDQDDVQFNENIKGKLFPSIGVGAFYYSEKAYFGFSVPNLFPSEHYDNEIEQTTDEEIHFNFIGGYVMDLNDQIKFKPSFFVKQVIGAPVSVDVSANFMFYEKFTLGINYRWDDSLAGVFGLQISPQFNIGYAYDYSTSGLGNYNTGTHEIFLRYQWISRLNRLKSPRFF, encoded by the coding sequence ATGAAAGTAAATCATTTATTTAAAATATGCATTTGCCTGTGGTTCTTTACGGATTGCGTTTGGGGTCAGCAAGATCCTCAGTATACGCAATACCAATACAATCCGCTTAGTGTAAATGCTGGTTATGCAGGTTCAAGGGGCCACTTGACGTTATTGACCTTGTACAGATCACAATGGGCAGGCATAGAAGGTGCGCCCAAAACGATTACCTTCGGAATGGATACCCCTGTTGGGAAGTTTGATGGACTGGGCCTTTCTTTGATTCAAGATGAATTGGGACCCGCTACAGAAACTTATGTTGATGGTAACTACGCGCACCAATTGGTAATCAACCGAAAGGGAGACCGACTCGGATTAGGACTCAAAGCAGGGGTGCGGGTTTTTAATTTGGACTTTTCGCGTGGTATAAGAAGAGATCAAGATGATGTACAGTTCAATGAAAATATAAAAGGAAAGTTGTTTCCGTCCATCGGTGTCGGTGCGTTCTATTATAGTGAAAAAGCCTATTTTGGTTTTTCGGTACCGAATCTTTTTCCATCGGAGCATTATGATAACGAAATTGAGCAGACCACTGATGAAGAGATTCATTTTAATTTCATTGGGGGCTATGTGATGGATTTGAACGATCAAATAAAATTTAAGCCTTCTTTCTTTGTGAAACAGGTAATAGGAGCTCCGGTTTCGGTAGATGTATCTGCGAATTTTATGTTCTATGAGAAATTCACTTTAGGAATCAACTATAGGTGGGACGACTCTTTGGCAGGTGTTTTCGGATTGCAGATTTCACCGCAATTCAATATCGGTTACGCCTATGATTATTCCACAAGTGGTTTGGGTAATTACAACACCGGTACACATGAGATATTCTTGCGTTACCAATGGATTTCTCGATTAAACCGATTAAAGTCACCTCGTTTCTTCTAA
- a CDS encoding SusC/RagA family TonB-linked outer membrane protein, which produces MYSKIRFSKIVCASVWFVTWAGFSAGPSDSFATNGKESTVFTTNRSLKPVQQTISGVVTDETGTPLPGATVLEKGTTNGTTTDFDGNYTINASENAVLVVSYLGYSTKEVSVNGQSNLNVQLDPDATQLEDVVVVGYGTQKRSDITGAIASVKSEDFNQGVVANPGELLQGKMAGVNIAATSGEPGASQNVIIRGIGSLRSGTQPLYVVDGFLLDNSSTGVATNPLNFLNPNDIESIDVLKDASATAVYGSRASNGVVVITTKRGKSGKTEMNFSVSSAMASMANTIDVFGADDFRREVVAAGGTLEDFGANTDWQDELTQTGLSQNVNFSMSGATSEKFSYFASAGYQDQEGILKNSDLKRYSGKLNMNQKAFGGRLNVDYNITASHTENLRPDINSTISDMLSLNPTIAPYTNGEPTLLNTNALNPVARYDLYSDTSVNNRILAGISPSVTLVDGFVYKLNLGVDYSATNRDRQYRPFPSVVNESNVSDGSLESEISTNTNQLVENTLTYTWEKGVHNLIVLAGHSYQKFEDETRIFSYRGFANNNIEPKYQDQTSTDEYPTSVSSAAEKNELQSYFGRLNYTYDDRYLATATFRADGSSKFGVNNKYGYFPSFALGWNISNEAFMADSMFDNLKLRASWGKTGNQEIPSKITKASFAEDRLVTGGESLSTYPIDTDATSIDGYPYGIVFTRLANPDLQWEVSTQIDLGIDFALFNYRLTGTLDYFNKKSTNILLEVVPADPVEPTSTYWSNIEDMEIHNSGIEFGLDYNSDATRDFSYNIGGNITYIQNEVKDSPYSVLTTGAAQGSGQTDATINGYINNESIGAFYMLTFDGIGEDGLNKFKDINGDGEVLDDDRSVVGSAIPDLIYAFYMNFKYKELDLGLNFNGVSGNEIYNHTTMTLFSKAQLSRSNNSTDFATEFPSESPNNSNTVSTRYLEDGSFLRLNNATLGYNLNPDKIGFGNAVQNIRFSVTGQNLFVITDYSGFDPEVNTGTTDGGIQTFGIDRFTYPRARTFMVGLNVTF; this is translated from the coding sequence ATGTATTCAAAAATCCGATTTTCAAAAATCGTCTGTGCTTCGGTATGGTTCGTAACATGGGCGGGGTTCAGTGCCGGTCCTTCCGATTCATTTGCTACTAATGGCAAGGAAAGTACGGTGTTTACAACCAACCGTAGTTTAAAGCCCGTACAACAAACTATTTCCGGTGTAGTTACAGACGAAACTGGCACACCGTTACCGGGTGCGACCGTACTTGAAAAAGGTACTACCAACGGAACAACCACAGATTTTGATGGTAACTATACCATCAACGCTTCGGAAAATGCCGTGCTTGTTGTTTCTTATTTAGGATATTCAACAAAAGAAGTATCCGTAAACGGTCAATCCAATTTAAACGTACAACTTGATCCAGATGCTACACAATTAGAAGATGTGGTGGTAGTAGGTTACGGTACGCAAAAGCGATCGGATATTACAGGTGCCATCGCTTCCGTAAAAAGTGAAGATTTTAACCAAGGTGTAGTTGCCAACCCAGGCGAACTTTTACAAGGTAAAATGGCAGGTGTAAACATCGCCGCCACAAGTGGAGAGCCCGGTGCTTCTCAAAATGTTATTATTAGGGGTATTGGTAGTTTACGATCAGGTACGCAGCCACTTTATGTTGTGGATGGGTTCTTACTGGATAATTCCTCTACAGGTGTTGCCACCAACCCATTGAACTTTTTGAACCCCAACGATATTGAAAGTATCGATGTTTTAAAGGATGCCAGTGCCACTGCGGTTTATGGTTCTAGAGCTTCGAACGGGGTTGTGGTAATTACGACCAAAAGGGGAAAATCCGGGAAAACCGAAATGAACTTTTCTGTGTCTTCGGCTATGGCTTCTATGGCAAATACAATAGATGTTTTTGGTGCCGATGATTTTAGAAGAGAGGTGGTTGCCGCTGGTGGAACGCTTGAAGATTTTGGAGCGAATACCGATTGGCAGGACGAATTGACCCAAACCGGACTTTCGCAAAACGTGAACTTTTCAATGAGCGGAGCCACAAGTGAGAAGTTTTCGTACTTCGCATCTGCAGGGTACCAAGATCAAGAAGGTATTTTGAAAAACAGTGATTTAAAAAGATACTCGGGTAAACTGAACATGAACCAAAAAGCATTTGGTGGTCGGTTAAACGTAGATTATAATATTACGGCTTCCCATACCGAAAACTTGAGGCCGGATATCAATTCTACCATTAGCGATATGTTGAGTTTAAACCCAACCATTGCTCCGTACACCAACGGTGAACCCACCTTGTTGAACACTAACGCTTTGAATCCGGTGGCGCGTTATGACCTTTATAGCGATACATCCGTCAACAACCGTATTTTAGCAGGTATTTCTCCATCTGTAACTCTAGTAGATGGCTTTGTGTACAAACTGAACCTTGGCGTTGATTACTCCGCTACGAACAGAGATAGACAATATAGACCATTTCCATCGGTTGTGAACGAGTCGAATGTTTCGGACGGTTCACTGGAAAGTGAAATCAGTACCAATACCAATCAACTCGTTGAAAATACACTTACCTACACTTGGGAAAAAGGTGTGCACAACCTCATTGTTTTAGCGGGGCATTCGTACCAGAAGTTCGAAGATGAAACTAGAATATTTTCATACAGAGGTTTTGCGAACAACAACATCGAACCGAAATACCAAGATCAGACGAGTACGGATGAATATCCTACCTCAGTAAGTTCTGCGGCTGAAAAAAATGAATTGCAATCGTATTTCGGAAGGTTAAACTATACCTATGACGATAGGTATTTGGCTACGGCTACTTTCCGTGCGGATGGTTCTTCAAAATTTGGAGTGAACAATAAATACGGATACTTCCCATCGTTTGCTTTGGGTTGGAACATCAGTAATGAAGCTTTTATGGCAGACTCGATGTTCGATAATTTAAAATTACGTGCCAGCTGGGGTAAAACGGGTAACCAAGAAATTCCTTCAAAAATTACTAAAGCTAGTTTTGCAGAAGATAGATTGGTGACTGGTGGCGAGAGTTTAAGCACCTATCCAATCGATACCGATGCCACTTCTATAGATGGGTATCCATACGGAATTGTATTTACACGTTTGGCAAATCCGGATTTACAATGGGAAGTTTCTACTCAAATAGATTTGGGTATCGATTTTGCACTTTTCAATTACCGATTGACCGGCACCTTGGATTACTTCAATAAAAAGTCTACTAATATTCTGTTGGAAGTTGTTCCTGCAGACCCAGTGGAACCTACATCTACGTATTGGAGTAATATTGAGGATATGGAAATCCACAACTCAGGTATAGAGTTTGGCTTGGATTACAACAGTGATGCTACACGAGATTTCTCGTATAACATTGGGGGTAACATAACCTATATTCAAAATGAGGTGAAAGATTCACCATACTCGGTTTTGACAACAGGTGCCGCTCAAGGTTCCGGTCAAACGGATGCTACCATTAACGGCTACATCAACAATGAATCTATTGGAGCTTTCTACATGTTAACATTTGATGGTATTGGAGAAGATGGTCTAAATAAGTTTAAGGATATCAATGGAGACGGAGAAGTTTTAGATGATGACCGTAGCGTTGTAGGTAGTGCTATTCCTGATTTGATCTATGCTTTTTACATGAACTTTAAGTACAAAGAGCTAGACCTTGGTTTGAATTTCAACGGGGTTTCCGGTAACGAGATTTATAACCATACCACTATGACCCTTTTTAGCAAGGCACAATTGTCTAGATCCAACAACAGTACGGATTTTGCTACGGAGTTTCCAAGTGAGTCTCCTAATAACTCTAATACGGTCTCTACACGTTACTTGGAGGATGGTTCCTTCTTACGATTGAACAATGCCACTTTGGGCTACAATCTTAATCCGGATAAAATCGGATTTGGAAATGCCGTACAGAATATACGCTTTTCGGTAACCGGTCAAAACCTTTTTGTAATTACTGATTATTCAGGGTTTGATCCAGAAGTAAACACAGGTACAACGGATGGGGGAATTCAAACTTTCGGAATCGACCGTTTTACATATCCAAGAGCAAGAACGTTCATGGTAGGTCTTAACGTAACGTTCTAA